Proteins encoded together in one Impatiens glandulifera chromosome 1, dImpGla2.1, whole genome shotgun sequence window:
- the LOC124923979 gene encoding uncharacterized protein LOC124923979, which yields MKTVLDSHFLALTAIVTVAYQFLFFVITALLKFDKVTDFAGSTNFIILAVLTLVLKGSWHFRQIAVSFLVVIWGLRLGIFLLMRILQWGEDRRFDEMRANIVKLAGFWTFQAVWVWTVSLPVTIVNASDRNPSLQPVDIIGRIMWLAGIVIEATADRQKLKFKNNPENRGKWCNIGVWSYSRHPNYFGEILLWWGIFVTSTPELEGAEWLVVIGPIFLTLLLLFLSGMPLLEESADKKFGNVTEYRLYKSTTSPLIPFPPILYGSLPSWFKMIFLFEYPLYSRNLPQEG from the exons ATGAAAACCGTTTTGGACTCACATTTCCTTGCTCTCACCGCGATTGTCACC GTTGCCTATCAATTCCTGTTTTTCGTTATCACAGCACTTCTTAAATTCGATAAAGTCACTGATTTCGCAG GTAGCACCAATTTTATTATACTTGCTGTCCTCACCCTGGTTCTTAAAGGCTCGTGGCATTTCAGACAG ATTGCGGTGAGCTTTTTGGTGGTAATATGGGGTCTTCGTTTAGGAATCTTTCTGTTGATGAG GATTTTACAATGGGGAGAAGATCGACGTTTTGATGAAATGCGTGCCAATATTGTAAAATTGGCAGgattttggacatttcag GCAGTTTGGGTGTGGACTGTTAGTTTACCAGTAACAATTGTTAATGCAAGTGACCGAAATCCATCTCTTCAACCTGTGGACATAATAGGGAGGATTATGTGGTTAGCCGGTATAGTAATTGAAGCTACAGCCGATCGACAAAAACTGAAGTTCAAAAACAATCCAGAAAATAGAGGAAAATGGTGTAATATTGGTGTGTGGAGTTACTCTCGACATCCCAACTACTTTGGTGAG ATTCTTCTCTGGTGGGGAATTTTCGTCACGTCAACTCCTGAACTTGAAGGAGCAGAATGGCTTGTTGTCATTGGGCCAATTTTCCTTACATTATTGTTGCTTTTTCTAAGTGGAATGCCTTTGCTTGAG GAATCTGCCGACAAGAAATTTGGTAATGTGACAGAGTACAGGTTATACAAGAGTACCACAAG TCCTCTAATTCCGTTTCCACCAATTTTATATGGATCTTTGCCCTCATGGTTCAAGATGATATTCCTCTTTGAATATCCTCTTTACAGCCGAAACTTGCCTCAAGAAGGATGA